A single genomic interval of Anopheles marshallii chromosome 2, idAnoMarsDA_429_01, whole genome shotgun sequence harbors:
- the LOC128708986 gene encoding uncharacterized protein LOC128708986, with protein MEDNRRNEEQKKRKRHPNQASQDEEPMLEQTRRIINNLPITPTMYDGTFPAYEDFNDTLVPDSSVSELSFSSDSPDSDSTVHYQSAGPIIELPSTPLKDHDDHSREYVEFETITPSTIGAALGSGTVLMQRSLENRLAKQLEEMHALMDNDEEIVVLKQPSIRSMASHPAFNREMMRGFMEHSETMFNLVHDKHDNSVQFVIGIEEEEPNDTEAPGCSHRKFRHSTASIVKDNNPESEFVGCFTKDNDVVLYKRTMQESLTNERDDRKSIDALIAHHAECLVEADKITSPTVHVRQGNDNNLLALLTFSDQSSAILKTSGTVAEGIRSEKKLNEVLLSTYRQLLAEPDEMISMQTQAASVSAGPKQHDSEGPHHKHQVRSGVMSNLTNATSSFGLSNESPVGMVVQGSSKNWIKCPKTQHAAEIVLNLRLLLEEYILRNISATGTVLKFVSHVLSDVLRCDRQEIGDDFRNLELVDKIKRVFDELLMPQDLEDPLRMVNRLRHTIEQIQNYPIQAPTLTNGEDAWNRVLEMLEKLSCELDHDIDQPEQFIEALQYGIRSVTSSSIICNDQPATKVVSIDPSSVQVDSMFPSSSSILEIDRYEAPSVSFCKPYACFIERIVMCLWTALVWILNQMNSFWDFLNSPPPALLSDPSVTFHPLVSEDGKLIQLRQVNRDQLNQATNVLRMALEKSSPRTSETEETNRSVNDRSIEMFAQLLHHAGNIELKQSDSQHNIHLQLHASISGVLEKREADEYLTMAGNIRDHEANVAVFFEARIIDMESLAEVESVMECVTRIERLSDDVDNNEVLSEETVVHPFPARLHDDEQVVSELIQEMVSNGIYEETSQLVSSAGPEQLLREIMLCLQDLLEPVTTAVNTIYEQFASGSAEKSFATQADGSNERYTVEMEEATLYPVNDEQFQSRSNSNMDVLISNVKNEDEIVETNTTALQQSTRDSQFAEPLQELLALFHVTNDRLEVMDSDIATIRNQVQQLVTLQQQQHGPSDGTKAVRPEERRSRRIASLKPVTTQTPYETQLTQCPMQRKPTLFEQSGSYCPTEIYSCNAVAPDVLVVHWRVLDEHVLHCITGFEIYIDDSLRSICYSNKRRTALIGNIDLQNHHHIALHITIQPDSGGACKTAAQWAPAFFLYHT; from the exons ATGGAAGATAACCGTCGCAATGAAGAACAGAAGAAGCGTAAAAGGCATCCGAATCAAGCATCGCAAGACGAAGAACCAATGTTGGAACAAACGCGTCGCATTATCAATAATCTACCCATTACACCGACCATGTACGATGGCACCTTTCCTGCGTACGAAGATTTCAACGATACTCTCGTGCCGGATTCATCCGTGTCCGAGCTAAGTTTCTCTTCCGATTCCCCAGACAGTGATTCCACCGTCCATTATCAGAGTGCCGGTCCGATTATTGAGCTTCCGTCTACTCCCTTGAAGGACCATGACGACCATTCTCGGGAGTATGTTGAATTTGAAACCATCACACCGAGTACTATAGGTGCGGCCCTAGGCTCCGGTACGGTGCTGATGCAACGATCGCTGGAAAATCGGCTCGCGAAACAGCTCGAAGAAATGCACGCTCTGATGGACAACGATGAGGAGATAGTCGTACTGAAGCAACCAAGCATCCGATCGATGGCATCACACCCGGCCTTTAACAGGGAAATGATGCGTGGCTTTATGGAGCACTCGGAAACGATGTTCAACCTGGTGCACGATAAACACGACAACAGTGTACAGTTTGTCATTGGCATTGAGGAAGAGGAACCAAACGACACGGAAGCACCCGGATGTTCGCACAGAAAGTTTCGTCACTCTACAGCGTCCATCGTAAAGGACAATAATCCAGAGAGCGAATTTGTAGGATGTTTCACTAAGGACAATGACGTGGTGCTGTACAAGCGAACGATGCAGGAATCGCTAACAAACGAACGTGACGATCGGAAAAGCATCGATGCCCTTATCGCACACCACGCCGAATGTCTGGTGGAAGCGGATAAAATCACCAGTCCGACAGTTCATGTACGGCAAGGAAATGATAATAATCTGCTTGCTTTGCTGACGTTTTCCGACCAATCGTCGGCCATACTGAAAACATCCGGTACAGTGGCGGAAGGGATTCGTTCGGAAAAGAAACTCAACGAAGTGTTACTTAGCACCTACCGGCAGCTACTCGCTGAGCCGGATGAAATGATTTCGATGCAAACACAAGCCGCTTCCGTTTCTGCAGGTCCAAAGCAACATGATTCTGAAGGACCGCACCACAAACACCAGGTACGTTCCGGTGTAATGAGTAATCTAACGAACGCTACGTCCAGCTTTGGTCTTTCGAATGAGTCTCCCGTTGGGATGGTGGTACAGGGATCCAGTAAGAATTGGATCAAATGTCCCAAGACGCAACATGCGGCGGAAATCGTTCTCAATCTGCGTTTGCTACTTGAAGAATATATCCTGCGAAACATTTCTGCAACGGGAACGGTTCTAAAGTTTGTCTCGCACGTTCTATCGGATGTGTTGCGATGCGACCGGCAGGAAATAGGAGACGACTTCCGGAATCTTGAGTTGGTTGATAAAATCAAACGTGTATTCGACGAGCTACTGATGCCACAGGACCTCGAAGATCCGTTGAGGATGGTGAACCGATTGCGTCATACAATTGAGCAAATTCAAAACTATCCGATCCAAGCTCCAACACTCACGAATGGCGAAGATGCGTGGAACCGTGTGCTTgaaatgttggaaaagttATCTTGCGAGTTGGACCACGACATAGACCAGCCGGAACAGTTCATCGAAGCGTTACAATATGGCATAAGAAGCGTTACCAGTTCGTCAATCATTTGTAACGATCAGCCAGCGACAAAAGTTGTCTCGATTGATCCTTCTTCTGTTCAAGTCGACTCAATGTTTCCCAGTAGTTCTAGCATTCTAGAGATTGATCGATACGAAGCACCCTCGGTATCCTTCTGCAAACCATACGCTTGTTTTATAGAGCGAATAGTGATGTGTCTTTGGACGGCTCTCGTGTGGATATTGAATCAAATGAACAGTTTTTGGGACTTTCTCAACAGTCCTCCACCGGCGCTTCTATCTGACCCTTCAGTTACCTTTCATCCGCTCGTTTCTGAGGATGGAAAGCTCATTCAACTGCGTCAGGTCAATCGTGATCAGCTCAATCAAGCAACAAACGTGTTACGAATGGCGTTGGAAAAATCTTCACCCCGTACTTCGGAAACGGAAGAAACCAATCGCTCGGTGAACGATCGTTCAATTGAGATGTTCGCCCAACTGCTTCATCATGCTGGTAACATTGAGCTTAAGCAATCCGACTCACAGCACAACATCCACCTGCAGCTACACGCGAGCATCTCAGGGGTGTTGGAAAAGCGAGAGGCGGACGAGTATTTGACGATGGCGGGAAACATTCGTGACCATGAGGCTAACGTGGCTGTATTTTTCGAAGCCCGTATCATCGATATGGAATCGCTGGCAGAGGTTGAATCGGTGATGGAATGCGTAACCAGAATCGAGCGACTATCGGACGATGTGGACAACAATGAAGTGTTGTCGGAGGAAACGGTTGTTCATCCCTTTCCAGCCAGGCTGCACGATGATGAGCAGGTTGTAAGTGAGCTCATACAGGAGATGGTATCGAATGGTATCTATGAAGAAACTTCGCAGTTGGTCAGCTCCGCAGGGCCAGAACAGTTGCTTCGGGAGATCATGCTTTGTTTGCAGGACCTTTTGGAACCGGTGACAACAGCTGTAAACACCATATACGAACAGTTCGCAAGTGGCAGTGCTGAGAAATCGTTTGCTACTCAGGCGGACGGATCGAATGAACGTTATACAGTAGAGATGGAAGAGGCCACATTATATCCTGTGAACGACGAACAATTTCAAAGTAGGAGTAATTCAAATATGgatgttttaatttctaatGTCAAAAACGAGGATGAAATAGTCGAAACGAACACTACGGCGTTACAACAATCAACAAGAGATTCACAGTTTGCAGAACCACTTCAAGAGTTACTGGCGCTTTTCCACGTCACAAACGATCGGCTTGAAGTGATGGATTCCGATATTGCGACTATTAGAAATCAGGTACAGCAGTTGGTTACtctacagcagcaacagcatggTCCTTCTGATGGAACTAAAGCAGTCCGTCCCGAAGAGCGTCGATCACGTCGGATAGCTTCGTTAAAACCTGTAACGACGCAAACTCCATACGAAACTCAACTGACTCAATGCCCGATGCAACGTAAACCGACACTATTTGAGCAGAGTGGTTCATACTGTCCAACGGAAATATACTCCTGCAATGCCGTCGCACCGGATGTGCTTGTCGTTCACTGGAGAGTGTTGGACGAGCATGTACTACACTGCATAACAGGATTCGAG aTTTACATCGACGATAGTCTGCGTTCTATTTGCTATTCCAACAAGCGAAGAACGGCTTTGATTGGCAATATTGATCTACAGAACCATCATCATATTGCGCTGCACATAACAATTCAACCCGATTCGGGTGGAGCATGCAAGACGGCAGCTCAATGGGCTCCAGCATTCTTCCTCTATCACACATGA
- the LOC128707224 gene encoding zonadhesin, with product MGTQRRLRTCASFALLTFLGLTLAQDDSSQSRPLNDGSFKFGARTSFSCTGRAAGYYADVETGCQIYHMCDGLGRQFSYACPNTTLFQQRMLICDHWYMVNCSKAESNYAANLLIGQRDKPFVPEEENEIRTPRPDLLDRPDALDFGAPSLKNFFKSSAPARQNAIFDTQGRSRSSSSTVVGKGQSEKRTTTSSNAEIFQESASNHGLPIHWSTRFAEEDTKPSNDTQRSNSSRNEAGIKTKRDEDKNESRRTIAITTSERPAVTVKTPSRRYEPPFTPTEYQQRSSIQQPVPTADSNLNTIPTTVARGSSFASVSTTTTATTTTTVRPRVPITQRSSVNSPTPAKPLTTTASARTAKQPILTTQQLPRPQPVQFQPLSSGANVSPDLSDPRQSILPPKSILFSPPAATAGLFENRFANQRPQVVPAGVSEPSRELLPPYENLANFDQIKTRYTSESIYTRQPITNEPSAGPIKTAIDKLAIADPLPAARPTAVSQDKIPRPFSVPKPANDLVPPHKEYVFYDDATTQGPPIYYQWKWSVPSFGLDPPGLEPPGAPAAGPQGSLDTLLPPVSTRKVDDAVSDDRLIAQLNPASQEHQGHDGGQGREHNQTARSISSETGNLGENRVEVESKLVLQLPQHNYNQLRQQFAIPDFTFPLDGAAKDGQYANVEAVDSFQVKIPSDAASRGSSAGVTARTWYGENARCPECHPGFLRPGSCEPCVKIRR from the exons TCTCGACCACTGAACGATGGGTCGTTCAAGTTCGGTGCCAGGACAAGCTTTTCCTGCACCGGACGGGCGGCGGGATATTATGCGGATGTCGAAACCGGCTGCCAGATCTACCACATGTGCGATGGGCTCGGACGACAGTTTAGTTACGCCTGCCCGAACACGACATTGTTCCAGCAGCGGATGCTCATCTGTGATCACTGGTACATGGTGAACTGCTCCAAGGCGGAAAGCAACTATGCCGCTAATCTATTGATTG GTCAACGGGATAAACCGTTTGTGCCGGAGGAAGAGAACGAGATTCGAACTCCGCGACCCGATCTTCTCGATCGTCCTGACGCACTAGATTTTGGTGCACCATCGCTGAAGAACTTTTTCAAG TCGAGCGCACCTGCACGACAGAATGCAATTTTCGATACGCAAGGTCGTTCCCGCTCGTCAAGTTCCACCGTTGTGGGAAAGGGGCAGAGTGAAAAGCGTACTACGACCAGCTCGAACGCAGAGATCTTCCAGGAAAGTGCTAGCAACCATGGATTACCAATTCACTGGAGTACCCGATTTGCCGAAGAAGATACCAAGCCATCGAATGACACACAGCGTAGCAATAGTTCCCGGAACGAAGCCGGAATCAAGACCAAACGGGACGAGGATAAGAACGAGAGTCGTAGAACGATCGCCATTACGACTAGCGAACGCCCTGCGGTGACGGTAAAGACGCCTTCTCGGCGTTACGAACCTCCATTTACGCCAACAGAATATCAACAACGCTCTTCCATCCAACAGCCGGTCCCAACAGCTGATTCCAATCTCAATACGATCCCAACAACGGTAGCGCGAGGATCTTCGTTTGCAAGTGTGTCCACGACGACGACCGCGACCACTACAACCACCGTGCGACCCCGCGTTCCAATCACGCAGCGCAGCTCAGTAAACTCTCCGACACCGGCAAAACCTctcacaacaacagcatccgCTCGTACGGCGAAACAACCAATCCTTACCACCCAACAGCTTCCCCGACCACAACCAGTACAGTTTCAACCACTCTCGTCCGGCGCTAATGTGTCCCCAGATCTGTCCGATCCGCGCCAATCCATTTTGCCACCGAAATCGATCCTCTTTAGCCCGCCTGCAGCAACTGCCGGGCTGTTTGAGAATCGCTTCGCCAACCAGCGTCCTCAAGTAGTTCCAGCAGGAGTATCCGAACCGTCTCGGGAGCTGCTTCCACCCTACGAGAACTTGGCTAACTTCGACCAGATTAAAACACGCTATACCAGCGAATCGATCTATACGCGTCAACCCATCACGAACGAACCCTCAGCTGGTCCAATAAAGACAGCCATCGATAAGCTGGCCATTGCTGATCCACTTCCGGCCGCCCGACCAACCGCCGTAAGTCAAGATAAAATTCCACGCCCGTTCAGCGTACCGAAACCTGCCAACGATCTAGTGCCACCGCACAAAGAGTACGTATTCTATGACGATGCGACCACTCAAGGTCCTCCGATATACTATCAGTGGAAGTGGTCCGTTCCGTCGTTTGGTTTGGATCCACCCGGTCTCGAACCTCCAGGTGCACCTGCTGCAGGACCGCAAGGTAGCCTCGATACACTCTTGCCACCGGTAAGCACTCGCAAGGTGGACGATGCAGTATCGGATGATCGGTTGATCGCACAGCTAAACCCAGCCTCGCAGGAACACCAGGGACATGATGGAGGACAGGGCCGTGAACACAACCAGACGGCACGCTCCATTTCCTCCGAAACGGGCAATCTGGGTGAAAATCGGGTAGAGGTTGAAAGCAAGCTGGTACTTCAGCTACCCCAGCACAACTACAATCAGCTCCGACAACAGTTTGCCATCCCGGACTTTACCTTCCCGCTGGACGGTGCAGCTAAAGATGGCCAGTACGCGAACGTGGAAGCTGTCGATTCGTTTCAGGTAAAAATCCCCAGTGATGCAGCATCACGCGGGAGTTCGGCTGGTGTTACGGCGCGCACGTGGTACGGGGAAAATGCACGATGTCCCGAGTGCCATCCCGGTTTCTTACGGCCGGGTAGTTGCGAACCGTGCGTAAAAATTCGTCGATGA